CACTCCGAACCTTTTTCGAGAGGCTCGCGGAGCACCGCCGCCTGGGCGATGCGCTCATCATCGTCACCTCCGACCACGGGGAGGAATTCGGCGAGCACGGCATGTGGGGCCACGGCCTCACGCTCTACGCCGAAATGCTGAATGTGCCGCTCATCGTCAAGATGCCGCGCGGCGCGTGCGCCGGGTCGCGCCTTCGCGATCGGCTCGTGCCGCAAAAGGCGCTTTTCGATCTCATCGTTTCGGCATCGGCCACGCCGCTTTCGGATGCACGCTGGTCGCTGTGCGACGAATCCGGCGCGCCCGCGTCCGTCGCGGCGCTTGCCGTCGACGATCCCGTCATCGCGGAAGACTCGATGCTCGGCCCGTTGCGCTACGCGGCGAACGGCCGGGAACGCAAACTCATCGAGCCGACAAGCGTCCACGTCGAGGGCTTTGTCGATTTCGAAACCGGCTTTGAGCTATACGATTTCGCCGCCGATGCCCTCGAAAAAAACAATCTTCTTGCCGGCGAGGAAAACGTCGTGGACGCGATTCGAACGAAGGCGCCGGCGCTGCATCAGGAAATTTGCCGCACGCGCCTGGCGTACGCCGGAAGCACCGAAGGCGGCGCGGTGACGCTCGACGTGCAAACGCGCGAGCGCTTGAAGAGCCTTGGCTATCTCACGGGCGAATCGTCGGGCGGCGACGCGGCCTTCGACGAATTCTGCGCGCCGGTGGCGCCGTGACGCGCAAGCTCACCGCCACGATCATCACGAAAAACGAGGAATCGAATATCGAGCGGTGCGTTCGCGCGCTGGCGTTCGCCGACGAGGTGCTGGTGCTCGATTCGGGCAGCACCGACCGAACGGTGGAGATCGCGCGTTCGCTCGGCGCGCGCGTCGAAGTGACGGACTGGCCGGGGCACGTCAAGCAGAAGCAGCGCGCCGTCGATCGCGCGACGCACGACACGATCCTCGCGATCGACGCGGACGAGGTCGTGACCGACGAGCTGCGGGCTTCGATTCAGCGCGTGCTGAACGCGAGCGATCTCGCGGCGGGCTATGAACTGACGCGCAAGACTTTCTATCTCGGCCGTTGGATCGAGCATTGCGGATGGTACCCCGAGTGGCGCGTACGCCTGTTCGATCGCCGCCGCGCGCGCTGGACGGGCTTCGATCCGCACGACCGGGTCGCGTGCGACGGGAAGCCGGGCCGGCTAGCGGGCGATCTGCTGCACTACTCCTACCGCGACATCGCGCATCATCTGACGCGCATCAACGAATACACCACGACCATGGCGCACGAGCATCGCGCGGCGGGAAAGCACGCCCGCGTCCGCGACGTGCTCATCCGCCCGTGGTGGAATTTCTTGAAGAAATATTTTTTGCAGCGCGGATTTCTGGACGGCGTTCCGGGGCTTATCGTGTGCGTTTTGGCGGCGTATTACGTTTTCTTGAAGTACGCCAAGCTGTGGGAGCTTTCGCGCCGCGATGCCTGAGCGCATCCTCATCTTCCAGACCGCGTACCTCGGCGACGTTGTGTTGACGACGTCGCTTGTCGGCGCGGTTGCCGCGCGCTTCCCCAACGCGAAAATCGACCTGGTTGTCCAGCCCGCGTGGGCGCCCATCGTTGCGCATCATCCTCGCGTCTCGCGCGTCATCACGTTCGACAAACGCGGCGCCGAGCGCGGCGCGGCGGGCACCTGGCGATTCGCGCGGCGGATCCGCAAGGAGGCGTACGATCTTGCGCTGTGCCCGCACCCGAGCTTTCGCAGCGGCCTCATCCTGCGTCTTGCGCGCATTCCTGAGCGCGTCGGGCATGCGGGCGTTCCTTCCTCGATCTTCATGACGGCGCGCGCGCCGCGCGACAAATCGCGACACGAGGTGATCCGGCAATTGGCGCTGATGGCGCCGCTTGGCGGATCGATCGACGATCCGCCGCCGCTTCGCATTGAAGTCGATCCGTCGATTGACGTCACAAGCCTGCTGCTTCGGTTTGGCGTTCCCGCCGACGCGAGGCTCGCCGGCTTGCATCCGGGTTCCGTCTGGGCAACCAAGCGCTGGTTGCCGGAGCGTTTCGCGGAAGTAGGGCAAGAGTTATCCCGGCGCGTGGATCGCGTGCTGGTCTTCAGCGGCCCGGGCGAAGAGGCGCTTTCCGCGTCCATCGCGCACGAGATCGGCGACGCGGCAATCGACCTTGGCGGCCGGCTGAAAATCGCCGAGCTTTGCGCCGTGATGTCGCGCCTTTCGCTTTTGGTCACGAACGATTCGGGGCCGATGCACATCGCGGCGGCACTCGGCGTGCCGATCGTCGCCGTCTTCGGCTCGACCGTGCCGGCTCTTGGATACGGACCGTGGACCGAACGAAAACGCATTATCGAGACCGAGCTCATCTGCCGCCCCTGCGGTCCGCATGGCCGCGATCGTTGCCCCCTTGGCCATTTTCGATGCATGCGCGAGATTGCAGCCGCGGATGTCGTGCGCGCGTGCGATGAGTTGCTGGAAGCGTCGTGAGCGTCGATCCCGCGTCCATCCTTATCGTCAAGCTCGGCGCGGTCGGCGACTGCGTTCACACGCTGCCGATTCTCGTCGCGCTGCGCGATCGCTTTCCCGACGCGCGCATCGGGTGGGTTGTCGAGCCGAAATCGAGGGGCGTTGTCGAGGATCATCCCGCGCTCGACGAGACGATCCTCTTTCCGCGCCCGGAGATTCAGCGCCTTTGGCACGATGGACGCGCGCGCGATGCCTATCGTCTCTGGCGCACGTTCGCGCGAGATTTGGCGCGACGCCGCTATGAAATCGCGATCGACTTTCAAAATCTTTTTCGCAGTGGCCTTGTCGCTTACGCGTCGCGCGCGCCGCGCCGCATCGGGTTCCGGCGCCTTCGCGAGGGCAATTTCGCGTTCATGAATGAACACATTGTGCCGCCGGATACTGCGAAACACGCGGTCGAAAAATACGCCGCCCTCATCGCGCCGCTCGGCGCGCGATCGATTCCCGACCGCATTTCGATTCACGTGCCACCGGACAAAAAGGCAACGGTCGACCGATTTATCGACGCGCAACTCCCGCACGGCGCGGCCGTCGTGGCGATCAACCCGGGCGCGAGCTGGCCGAACAAGCGCCTGGACCCGGCGCGCTACGGAACGCTCGCCGCTCGCCTCGCGGAACTGGGCGCCGCTCCGATCGTGATCTGGGGGCCGGGCGAGGAGGCGCTGCGCGATGCCGTCGTCGCGGCATCGAATGGCGCCGCCGTCGCCGCCCCGCCGACGGACCTGAAGGAACTTGCGCAATTGCTTTCACGATGCCGGCTCTACGTCGGCAACGATAGTGGCCCGATGCACATCGCCGCAGCGATGGGCTGCGGCGTCGTTGCCGTATTCGGGCCGTCCGATCCGCGACGCGTCGGACCTTACACGCCGGCACGGCGCGTCGTCGCCGTGCCGGTGCCGTGCGCGCCTTGCTGGAAGCGGCGATGCCCCCTGCCGCGCGTGTACTGCATGGACCGCGTGAGCGCGGACGATCTCTACGTCGCCGCGGCCGAGCTTCTGGAGCACGCGTGAGGATCGTCGAGATGCTGGCGTCACGGCACTTCACCGGGCCGGCCGAGCGCGTCTTGCAGACGGCGACGGGGCTCGCGGAGCGCGGGCACGACGTCGCCATCGCGCATACCGTCGTGCCGCCCGGAACGCTCGCGGCGCACGGGGAGCGCGTCGGCATCAAACGCCTGCCCGATGTCGCGCTTCGCCGCAAAGGGATCGCCGTTTT
This sequence is a window from bacterium. Protein-coding genes within it:
- the waaF gene encoding lipopolysaccharide heptosyltransferase II, whose translation is MPERILIFQTAYLGDVVLTTSLVGAVAARFPNAKIDLVVQPAWAPIVAHHPRVSRVITFDKRGAERGAAGTWRFARRIRKEAYDLALCPHPSFRSGLILRLARIPERVGHAGVPSSIFMTARAPRDKSRHEVIRQLALMAPLGGSIDDPPPLRIEVDPSIDVTSLLLRFGVPADARLAGLHPGSVWATKRWLPERFAEVGQELSRRVDRVLVFSGPGEEALSASIAHEIGDAAIDLGGRLKIAELCAVMSRLSLLVTNDSGPMHIAAALGVPIVAVFGSTVPALGYGPWTERKRIIETELICRPCGPHGRDRCPLGHFRCMREIAAADVVRACDELLEAS
- a CDS encoding glycosyltransferase family 2 protein; protein product: MTRKLTATIITKNEESNIERCVRALAFADEVLVLDSGSTDRTVEIARSLGARVEVTDWPGHVKQKQRAVDRATHDTILAIDADEVVTDELRASIQRVLNASDLAAGYELTRKTFYLGRWIEHCGWYPEWRVRLFDRRRARWTGFDPHDRVACDGKPGRLAGDLLHYSYRDIAHHLTRINEYTTTMAHEHRAAGKHARVRDVLIRPWWNFLKKYFLQRGFLDGVPGLIVCVLAAYYVFLKYAKLWELSRRDA
- a CDS encoding glycosyltransferase family 9 protein; this translates as MSVDPASILIVKLGAVGDCVHTLPILVALRDRFPDARIGWVVEPKSRGVVEDHPALDETILFPRPEIQRLWHDGRARDAYRLWRTFARDLARRRYEIAIDFQNLFRSGLVAYASRAPRRIGFRRLREGNFAFMNEHIVPPDTAKHAVEKYAALIAPLGARSIPDRISIHVPPDKKATVDRFIDAQLPHGAAVVAINPGASWPNKRLDPARYGTLAARLAELGAAPIVIWGPGEEALRDAVVAASNGAAVAAPPTDLKELAQLLSRCRLYVGNDSGPMHIAAAMGCGVVAVFGPSDPRRVGPYTPARRVVAVPVPCAPCWKRRCPLPRVYCMDRVSADDLYVAAAELLEHA